In Spinacia oleracea cultivar Varoflay chromosome 5, BTI_SOV_V1, whole genome shotgun sequence, a single window of DNA contains:
- the LOC110787740 gene encoding uncharacterized protein produces MITSHQIKLFSLLERRMKSHRMGDLYLNVYPSWCFTSNISCHKNGRIFVAWDPDSFTVDIIHMDPQMIHCNVTARCSGKVFFCTFVYGMNDRKGREPLWDQLQQLALLCRGAWVVMGGFNALLALGDRLGSTFRETEIQPMRACMNVCRLTEVKTMGRFFTWNNKQDGEDRVFSRIDRVLANAEWDALLENVEATFLPEGEFDHCPMVLSCYTARAQRKPFRFYNMWITAPGYHDLISKNWDRYVYGCPMYRVLQKMKWIKADLRALNKESFSSVEADKHSCYSAFLEAQKQMHADPCNSSLASAERAAGQSYKLANERFISFLQQTAKVHWLQNGDENTRAFHQSIKHKRKKNRIHSIQNQQGVWVKTDEGVQDAFVQFYKSLFCTRLENRTHVQTVIMDKGARLTENHKRKILKEINVASITLVPKVSVPATVGDFRPIACCSVIYKCISKLLCRKLNDVLPDIISPNQGAFVPGRSILHIVLVCQDLVKMYRSSQKAKCSLLKLGLRKAYDIVEWEFIREVMTDLGFPTHFISLIMTCLTTTQYSILINGAPTSLIQPKRGLRQGDPLSPLLFTLCMEYFSRAMITVSEHPHFSFHPRCRRLSLNHLCFADDLLMFCKGDPAVVKLMMDGFKVFSATTGLTVNAFKSSIYCCGLSSSEKEAIAGNTGFQFGTLPFRYLGVPISACKLKQADCEGLVEKMVARIKVWSSRNISFAGRTQLVNSVLMSICVYWAQIFIFPKAVLKKINAICRSYLWHGNFDDCRPGAVAWDQLCWPKKQGGLGFKNLLLWNQAVVGKLAWAIAHKKDNLWVKWIHSLYIKDKPWVQFTPSASASWVVKCICQVKDFFSQGVSPQWLTSTKYSIKEMYQLHLTQRDNVQWHRYVWNRLSIPKHRFILWLATQDKLKTRTRLHKFGVVDDCLCPICGSSPETVEHLFFKCVLSHNGGNEVMKGLGFSHCRDGIGPLFKWLQRSAGTEFRRAVAYTTTAVLVYHVWKARKAEIWKSQVPTVQSLVKAGQSDVKCRVQKLIGRKVHRRDVDWFQKL; encoded by the exons ATGATTACTTCTCACCAGATTAAGCTGTTTAGCCTTCTGGAAAGAAGAATGAAATCTCACAGGATGGGTGACTTATATCTTAATGTTTACCCCTCCTGGTGCTTCACTTCTAATATCAGCTGTCATAAAAATGGTAGAATATTTGTAGCTTGGGATCCTGATTCCTTCACTGTTGATATCATCCATATGGACCCTCAAATGATTCATTGTAATGTCACTGCTAGATGTTCAGGTAAGGTGTTCTTCTGCACCTTTGTCTATGGCATGAATGATAGGAAAGGGAGAGAGCCCTTATGGGACCAATTACAACAGCTTGCATTACTTTGTAGAGGTGCTTGGGTTGTCATGGGTGGTTTTAATGCCCTGCTAGCTTTGGGTGACAGATTAGGCTCCACTTTTAGAGAAACTGAGATTCAACCTATGAGAGCTTGTATGAATGTATGCAGACTCACAGAAGTTAAAACCATGGGGAGATTCTTTACTTGGAATAATAAACAAGATGGAGAGGACAGGGTGTTTTCTAGGATTGATAGGGTATTAGCAAATGCTGAATGGGATGCACTATTGGAAAATGTTGAGGCTACCTTTCTTCCTGAAGGGGAGTTTGACCACTGTCCCATGGTACTTTCTTGCTACACTGCCAGAGCACAGAGGAAACCATTTAGATTCTATAACATGTGGATCACTGCACCAGGGTACCATGATCTCATTAGCAAAAATTGGGACAGATATGTATATGGGTGTCCCATGTACAGAGTTCTACAGAAGATGAAATGGATAAAAGCCGACTTGAGAGCTTTGAATAAAGAATCTTTTAGCAGTGTAGAAGCTGATAAGCATAGTTGTTATAGTGCCTTCTTGGAGGCTCAAAAACAGATGCATGCTGATCCTTGCAATAGTTCTCTTGCATCTGCTGAGAGAGCTGCTGGCCAATCTTACAAGTTGGCTAATGAGAGATTTATCTCTTTTCTCCAACAGACTGCCAAAGTTCACTGGTTGCAAAATGGGGATGAAAATACTAGGGCTTTCCACCAGAGCATCAAACACAAAAGGAAGAAAAATAGGATCCACTCTATTCAAAACCAGCAAGGTGTGTGGGTCAAAACAGATGAGGGGGTGCAAGATGCCTTTGTCCAGTTTTACAAGTCTCTTTTTTGCACTCGGCTGGAGAATAGGACCCATGTACAAACTGTAATAATGGATAAAGGGGCAAGACTTACTGAGAACCATAAGA GgaaaattttgaaagaaattaatGTGGCTTCCATCACTCTTGTGCCTAAAGTCAGTGTTCCTGCAACTGTTGGGGACTTCAGGCCCATTGCTTGTTGCTCAGTTATTTACAAATGCATTTCTAAGCTCTTGTGTAGGAAACTCAATGATGTGCTTCCTGACATTATCTCCCCTAATCAGGGTGCTTTTGTGCCTGGTAGATCTATTCTGCATATTGTGCTTGTCTGTCAGGATTTGGTTAAGATGTACAGAAGCAGCCAAAAAGCTAAGTGCAGTTTGCTGAAGCTTGGCCTGAGGAAAGCCTATGATATAGTGGAATGGGAGTTTATAAGAGAGGTCATGACTGATCTTGGGTTCCCTACTCACTTCATCAGTCTCATTATGACCTGTCTTACCACAACTCAGTACTCCATCTTAATCAATGGTGCTCCTACTTCACTTATTCAGCCAAAGAGAGGGCTAAGACAAGGGGATCCCCTTTCCCCCCTTCTTTTCACCCTGTGTATGGAGTATTTCTCTAGAGCCATGATTACAGTGAGTGAGCATCCCCATTTTAGCTTTCACCCAAGGTGTAGGAGATTGTCTCTCAATCACCTTTGCTTTGCTGATGATCTACTGATGTTCTGTAAAGGAGACCCTGCTGTTGTTAAGCTCATGATGGATGGCTTCAAAGTGTTCTCTGCTACTACTGGTCTAACTGTGAATGCCTTCAAGTCCTCTATTTATTGTTGTGGGCTTAGTAGTTCTGAAAAGGAAGCTATTGCTGGCAACACTGGCTTCCAGTTTGGTACTCTCCCCTTCAGATATCTAGGGGTTCCCATTAGTGCTTGTAAACTAAAGCAAGCTGATTGTGAAGGGTTGGTGGAAAAGATGGTGGCCAGAATCAAAGTCTGGAGTTCCAGAAATATCTCATTTGCTGGCAGAACCCAACTGGTGAATTCAGTTCTTATGAGCATTTGTGTTTATTGGGCACAAATCTTCATCTTTCCAAAAGCTGTACTCAAGAAGATCAATGCTATTTGTAGATCCTATCTGtggcatggtaattttgatGACTGTAGGCCAGGTGCAGTAGCATGGGATCAGTTGTGTTGGCCAAAGAAGCAAGGAGGTTTGGGCTTTAAAAATCTCTTGTTATGGAACCAAGCTGTTGTGGGCAAGTTGGCCTGGGCCATTGCTCATAAAAAGGACAACTTATGGGTCAAATGGATTCACTCCCTTTATATTAAAGATAAACCATGGGTTCAGTTCACTCCCTCTGCTTCTGCTAGTTGGGTGGTGAAATGCATCTGTCAAGTTAAGGATTTCTTCTCTCAGGGTGTCTCTCCCCAGTGGCTTACTTCTACCAAATACTCTATTAAGGAGATGTACCAACTCCATCTTACCCAGAGGGACAATGTTCAATGGCACAGGTATGTTTGGAACAGACTTTCTATTCCTAAACATAGATTCATCCTGTGGCTAGCTACTCAAGATAAGTTAAAAACCAGAACAAGATTACATAAGTTTGGAGTGGTTGATGATTGCCTATGTCCAATTTGTGGTTCTAGTCCAGAAACTGTGGAACACCTCTTCTTTAAATGTGTACTTAGCCACAATGGTGGCAATGAAGTCATGAAAGGGCTTGGTTTTTCCCACTGCAGGGATGGGATTGGTCCCCTCTTCAAATGGCTGCAGAGATCTGCAGGTACTGAGTTTAGAAGAGCTGTTGCTTACACTACTACTGCTGTATTAGTGTATCATGTTTGGAAAGCTAGAAAGGCTGAGATTTGGAAGTCTCAGGTGCCTACTGTGCAAAGCCTTGTCAAAGCTGGTCAATCAGATGTAAAGTGTAGGGTTCAGAAACTAATTGGTAGGAAAGTTCATAGGAGAGATGTGGACTGGTTCCAGAAGTTGTAA